The Zavarzinella sp. sequence GCAAAAAAGTTCTCTGCAATAAAATGTACCTGACCGATACCCCAGCATATCCCACCGAGAGTGATCACTCCCAGCAAGCTTGCGATAGCACTTCGGGACAATACTGCAATAAACGCTGAAAATGCATACAATACCATAAATGCAAAGGTCATTAGAAAGATCATCCATAGCATGCTATGGGCCCAGATGCCAGTGCAGACCAGTGATCAGATATGTACCTCCGACCAACGTTGTTGCCAGAATCAACACGAAAAACGATCCACCCAGGTACTTCACCACCAGAAATGCAGTACGGTTGATCGGTTTTGACAGATATAAATCGATTGTGCCTTTTCGCAAGGTGTTTGGGATAAAAAATGATGTAATCACTAATCCCATACCAATAATGAACATCCCAGCCATCGAATTGATGACATATTTATCGAACTGAAACAGAACTTCACCCAGTGGAAAGCCAGAATCTGCGTTTTCGTATAAGCCAAAGCCGATCGACAATCCTACCGGCCATTCGAGAGGTGCTTTTACGGGGTCAACTTTGACAGACAATTGCATTGATTTGGGCAAATTGGATGTATTGACCGATAATTCCTTTACCGGTGCGGTCAACTGTTTTTCAATCAGCCACTTGAAATAGGCCTGATACATTTCTTCAGTTAATGGCTTCTTCACCACAATATTATCCAATGTAATCGAACTGTTCTCAGGGATTTCGATGTAATCGCTTTTGCCATCGTAGTGCCACAAGCCAACAATTTTCTGAATTGCAGGTACTTCTTTTGTAACTTCGACAAACAGTGGCTCATCGACAGTAGGATCCTTCTTCACATTTGGGTTGGGGATTCGCTCTGTGCTTACGTCATTCGTAATGATCAAATCAAACTCATGAGCACTGAATTGTGGGCGATTTGAATCTTGAGATTTGATATTTTCAATTTTCGTTGAGTAACCACTAGGTCTTTGCAGAAGAATTTGTTCCCCTCGCTCCATTGCCAATGGCTGTCGTTGCAGGCTGCTCGAAAAATCTTTAAATGCCACCTCGGCAGTCACCGGCTGAAAGCCGATACTGGAGACAATCAACAGAAATACCCCGATCAGAATCAGCATGATGAACAGCACCATGCTGTCCCAGGCTTCACGGAGGGAATCTTTCAGAATTTCTAATGTTTTCATCAATTTTCCCCTTAGTTGGCACGTCGTTTGGTAGTTTTGTTCCCTTGTTTCTGATCTTCATCATCAACCAGTTTGATGAACAGATCCTCCAGACTCATGCGGTTCTCGACCAGGTGTCGCAATCGCAACCCCTTGCTGCTGAAGAAGTTAAGGATGGTATCGATGTTCACATTGTCTGGGAGAACCAGTTGCCACAGTTCGCCTTTCTGGTTCACGGTCGCACCAAGGCGTTCGATTTCCGTTTTTGGGAAGTCGGATTCCGCCAAACGAACATCAAATGTTCCTTTTTGCTGGGTAAGTTCCTCAATGGTGCCGGCACGGATAATCTGCCCGCGATCCATCACCACCACACGATCGCACATCAGTTCAATTTCACCCAGCAGGTGGGAATTGACGAAAATCGTT is a genomic window containing:
- a CDS encoding ABC transporter permease subunit → MKTLEILKDSLREAWDSMVLFIMLILIGVFLLIVSSIGFQPVTAEVAFKDFSSSLQRQPLAMERGEQILLQRPSGYSTKIENIKSQDSNRPQFSAHEFDLIITNDVSTERIPNPNVKKDPTVDEPLFVEVTKEVPAIQKIVGLWHYDGKSDYIEIPENSSITLDNIVVKKPLTEEMYQAYFKWLIEKQLTAPVKELSVNTSNLPKSMQLSVKVDPVKAPLEWPVGLSIGFGLYENADSGFPLGEVLFQFDKYVINSMAGMFIIGMGLVITSFFIPNTLRKGTIDLYLSKPINRTAFLVVKYLGGSFFVLILATTLVGGTYLITGLHWHLGP